The Kluyveromyces marxianus DMKU3-1042 DNA, complete genome, chromosome 7 DNA segment CTATAATCTATGGTTATCAATTCTCCTGTTTTTTTAAAGGCTTCTGATGATTTGTTTGACATTGTAGATCCGGATAATGAGGTAAAACCTGCAGATTCTTGTAAGGTTATCGAATCACTACCAAGATGTGGAACTTCAACAGTAACCTTCCTACGCGCAGCGTCATCTGCACTCCATAGAGAGAAATCTTCATTATTCCACTGATCGCCCCACTTGTGACAGTTTCTTGAGCAGTAGCACCATAGGGAAAAGGATAAATTATTACTCTCCAATGCAAATCCAAGTGCATCCATTGCACTTGTCTGTGAGGAATATTCACCTGTTTTATATGCGATCTTATCATCCATATCAAATGGCATACCTATTTCACTGAAGATCACAGCAGTGTTACTTCCTAGAACTTCCCTCGCTTCATCCCTTATCAGACGCAATTGCTTTGCAATAGATTTTCTGATGTTGTGCTCTCCAAGCACGAGACTGAAAACCGGATTCATGTATTTCCCTCTGACTATCCCTAGTGTATCAACGTTGTAGGCTCTATTCCATGTTTTGAACATGAGAGACATTCCATCATAAAAGTGAGTAGCAAACACTGTTCGGTTGTCCATCAAGTCGGAACCTTTCAGCTCTGGTGGGCGCTGGAATACCGGGTTTTGCATGAATAAGAACCGATCGGTATCGATGGAGCGGAACATTGCCCTGAACTTTTTGAAGTACGTGATGAAcatcttgttgatgaaatatGACATGCTACTCCCATTTCCTATGAAATACCTTGCGTCCAATAATTTTGGTTTACCATCTTCCACGTCCCATACTTTATGGAGTCTCCATACACACCCTGGTTTCCATTCATCACCTCTTTCCCAGCCATATTTGGCATCTatctctttcctttccGTTTCTGTCATCCAAGCGGAATGCCCCCTCGGGTTAAGGGTAGTTGTTCCAACTTTTTTAGAACCAGCTACCGTGATATCGTATACATCAACCGTCGTTTCGTGACCTTCCCCTAACATAAAACATTGAAAAGCTGACGGCGTGGGGCCCATTTTCAAATCACGTTCTTTAGGGATGTGATGAAGGTTATGACATCCTATGTAACCTTCGCTAGGTTCATTCATAGTTTCCAACCCAAGAATGAGATTTCCTTCAAACAATTCCGGACttttttccaacaaatACCCATACAACGTCTTAATTGCATTGTTGAACGAATCTTGTAAATAGTCCTGAATGtttttattgtttataATACACTTTGGGGCATATAAGTCACCTGCGAAGTATAACGTGAACATCGTCTGGCACGCTAGTTTATAATAATTGGTGGGCCAGAACATTTTCGggtattgttttgtttgtttgctGGACACTTTATCAATATACTCATTGTGTAACACTGCTGCATGCGTATATGGGAACCGCTTAGGATTAAACCCAGCACAGTATAAAGTCCAAAGCGGCGCTCCAGATCCACCCGTAAATCTTGACCACACATCCTGATGCGGATCAAGATAGACATAAATGTCACCTAATTCATATATTTTCACTAAAGCCTGACGCACATACTCGATGTATTCATAATCATACTGCCCAGGTCCTTTGTGCTCTATTGCTTCCCAATTAATACAAAACCGGATTGTGTTGTAACCTAATGACTTGATTTTATTCACATGTTCCTCTATATCATCTAACTTTACTGGATGGTTTACGAAAGAAGCATTATCAGCTGAATCCCAATATGCCTCTACTAAAGGTGAATGACTAGTGTGTTCCGGAGAGCTTGGATATTTAATTGCTGGATCGAAATTCACCCCACGAAGTTGCACTACTCGATCATAGGAATCTATAAACTCACCATTTGATGATACCCgaattctttcaagaaCCATCCTAGCTGGATATTGATAAAATGTAGTCGCTTTTTAGCAGCTTAAGTCCAAAACCAAATCCTTTTTCTAGTACTTTTTCCAAAGAGGTACATATATCGTTTCCAATAAAACTTGAAATGACAGATATATAAACAAAGTTATTTCTCAATATAACTATCCTTGATTCGAAACTAGTGACTTCGTTTATTAAAAAGGGTATTCCACCTTCCTTTACAAAGACGGAATAGTTATTACGAATGAATGATTCTTGCAGTTTAGGGGAACTTTCCTAAAGGGGATAAGCAGtttaaaaaattaaagtCCCAAATCTTAGGACTCTTTttcgaatttttcaaatattacTCCGATACGGGGAGTCGAACCCCGGTCTCCACGGTGAAAGCGTGATGTGATAGCCGTTACACTATATCGGATAACTTGTTGTATTATGGTTTTATTCTCAAAGTGTAGTTGTCTACGGTAAAAACGTGACTTgctctctctttctctagTCCTAGCTCTGTTATTATGACAAGTCTTGGGATCTCTCTTAAGAGGTTTGctgtaaataaataatattcTTAGTGTAAGTAaatggtatatatatagagtGATAATGGTACTATTTCTACAATGATTTTGGTGAAATGAACGTTATATTGGGTATATTCGGAATTTTAGGTCTAAACTTTAcagttttgtttttaggTTTTATGATAAATATTATTGTGTTAATATTGGATTTATTTTTGCTCAGagttcttttccttttcagcCTCTGTGGACTTTGCATCGTCTGGTGTCGAagattcatcttcattctCATCTAAGCTAATGTCATCTTTGATGACTTCTCTTTGAGATCTGAGTCTtgcttcctcttcttccttcttgatTAACTCATCTTGTTCCTTCAAGACGCTTAGCTTGAATGCATTATCGTCAGTAGCTGTGGATTCTTCAGTTTCCTCTGGTTCTTCCTCGGTCTCGCCTTGgatattcttttgttctt contains these protein-coding regions:
- the EGH1 gene encoding hydrolase, whose amino-acid sequence is MVLERIRVSSNGEFIDSYDRVVQLRGVNFDPAIKYPSSPEHTSHSPLVEAYWDSADNASFVNHPVKLDDIEEHVNKIKSLGYNTIRFCINWEAIEHKGPGQYDYEYIEYVRQALVKIYELGDIYVYLDPHQDVWSRFTGGSGAPLWTLYCAGFNPKRFPYTHAAVLHNEYIDKVSSKQTKQYPKMFWPTNYYKLACQTMFTLYFAGDLYAPKCIINNKNIQDYLQDSFNNAIKTLYGYLLEKSPELFEGNLILGLETMNEPSEGYIGCHNLHHIPKERDLKMGPTPSAFQCFMLGEGHETTVDVYDITVAGSKKVGTTTLNPRGHSAWMTETERKEIDAKYGWERGDEWKPGCVWRLHKVWDVEDGKPKLLDARYFIGNGSSMSYFINKMFITYFKKFRAMFRSIDTDRFLFMQNPVFQRPPELKGSDLMDNRTVFATHFYDGMSLMFKTWNRAYNVDTLGIVRGKYMNPVFSLVLGEHNIRKSIAKQLRLIRDEAREVLGSNTAVIFSEIGMPFDMDDKIAYKTGEYSSQTSAMDALGFALESNNLSFSLWCYCSRNCHKWGDQWNNEDFSLWSADDAARRKVTVEVPHLGSDSITLQESAGFTSLSGSTMSNKSSEAFKKTGELITIDYSGFRALDSILRPSAIRISGSFISAKFDPYNSTYNLEIQGYASRENITLIFLPAYHFRLDDIVMKSSSGHFFYDPDRQILQWMHEAGNQFLSISTIAAATNEDNCTIM